In a single window of the Pseudomonadota bacterium genome:
- a CDS encoding DUF362 domain-containing protein has translation MTSTSQKRESRKRGRKRRARNGDTEPDAEGLEALAAHRGQERRRFLQQAGAVAGLAAASGLAAFRLHDPDGERGKPRERTLSLPEGGYAVEASPRYPLLGVARGEQFEALVRGAVDAIGGIERFVARGDVVLVKPNVAFERAAPLGATTHPQVLSALVRLVLEAGAGEVRVADNPIEAPEACFARTGLRAAALESGARVYLPASADFRLLHTPGASLIERWPFFYRPFLGADKVIGVAPVKDHNLCRASMTTKNWYGLLGGRRNQFHQDIHTIIADLALLVRPTFVLLDGTRVLFRSGPTGGSLSDVKFGHTVVASTDSLAADAFGWDELLERSAEPLPAYFDKARERKLGNPDWRSLRLKEVQVG, from the coding sequence ATGACTAGCACCAGCCAGAAGCGCGAAAGCAGGAAGCGAGGACGCAAAAGGCGTGCGAGGAACGGGGACACGGAACCCGACGCCGAGGGGCTCGAAGCGCTCGCAGCCCACCGGGGGCAAGAGCGGCGCCGCTTCCTGCAGCAGGCAGGCGCGGTTGCGGGCTTGGCCGCGGCCTCGGGCCTGGCCGCGTTTCGGCTCCACGATCCGGACGGCGAGCGTGGCAAACCGCGCGAGCGGACGCTCAGCCTGCCCGAGGGCGGCTACGCGGTCGAGGCTTCGCCGCGCTATCCGCTGCTCGGCGTGGCGCGCGGCGAGCAGTTCGAGGCCCTGGTTCGGGGCGCGGTGGATGCCATCGGCGGAATCGAGCGCTTCGTGGCACGCGGCGATGTCGTGCTGGTCAAGCCCAACGTCGCGTTCGAACGGGCGGCGCCGCTCGGAGCAACCACCCACCCGCAGGTGCTGTCCGCCCTGGTACGCCTCGTGCTCGAGGCCGGAGCCGGCGAGGTCCGGGTCGCGGACAACCCGATCGAGGCGCCGGAGGCTTGTTTCGCGCGCACCGGCCTGCGCGCGGCAGCGCTCGAATCCGGTGCTCGGGTCTATCTGCCCGCGAGCGCGGATTTCCGCCTGCTGCACACACCCGGGGCGAGCCTGATAGAACGCTGGCCGTTCTTCTACCGGCCCTTCTTGGGCGCCGACAAGGTCATCGGCGTCGCGCCGGTCAAGGACCACAACCTGTGCCGGGCCTCGATGACCACCAAGAACTGGTATGGGCTGCTTGGGGGACGACGAAACCAGTTCCACCAAGACATCCACACCATCATCGCGGATCTGGCGCTGCTCGTGCGCCCCACGTTCGTGCTGCTGGACGGCACGCGGGTGCTGTTTCGCAGCGGTCCTACCGGCGGCAGTCTCTCGGACGTCAAGTTCGGGCACACGGTCGTGGCATCGACCGATTCGCTGGCCGCGGACGCCTTTGGCTGGGATGAGCTGCTCGAGCGCAGCGCCGAGCCCTTGCCGGCCTACTTCGACAAAGCCCGAGAGCGCAAGCTCGGCAACCCGGACTGGCGCTCGCTTCGGCTCAAAGAGGTGCAGGTCGGATGA
- a CDS encoding 4Fe-4S dicluster domain-containing protein, translating into MKRLPIVHARNRGSQANRGSQANRWFPSNRWFPSNRDGSPWIARALRITNVRIAAQIFFFALFVFLLWCTWFSRLGGYPVSLFLELDPLVGFATALSTSTVYRWLWRGLFVLVPTLLLGRVFCNWMCPYGTLHQFIGFVFNIRTNAQDIEANRYRPSYQLKYIVLAVFVVLALFGSLQIGLLDPICLLVRSFTVALMPALDAGTLELAERMQAQGLDPELSLLLFAPGAPDARVFAGAWFAGLLLLGLVGMNLVVPRFFCRVLCPLGAFLGVLSRWSLWRIDRDPTKCTDCDLCLKSCEGAADPQAALRKSECFVCFNCIDDCPEDALSFKRAPLPIQDRIVGSLRHGTARLFGRKLISKIPETELRAPQVARRRWVFASLAGVLAYPFLRLSKAVNKRGFDEKAIRPPGSVAEEEFLERCIKCDQCINVCPTNVLQPSTLAEAGLEGLWTPVMDFSVGFCQLNCTLCSEVCPTGAIQKTSIERKLGLKEHKDTGPVRVGTAFFNRGRCLPWSMETPCVVCEEVCPVTPKAIGTYDVDITRWDGSKVTLNRPYMRPELCIGCGICEHECPVLDDAAVYVTAIGESRDANRSLLLKAARKT; encoded by the coding sequence ATGAAGAGGCTGCCCATCGTACACGCGAGGAACCGCGGGTCTCAAGCCAACCGCGGGTCTCAAGCCAACCGCTGGTTTCCATCCAACCGCTGGTTTCCATCCAACCGCGATGGCTCCCCCTGGATCGCGCGGGCGCTGCGCATCACCAACGTGCGCATCGCCGCGCAGATCTTCTTTTTCGCGCTTTTCGTGTTCCTGCTTTGGTGTACCTGGTTCAGCCGGCTGGGCGGCTACCCGGTGTCGCTTTTTCTCGAGCTCGACCCGCTCGTGGGCTTTGCCACGGCTCTTTCCACGAGCACGGTATACCGCTGGCTGTGGCGCGGCCTGTTCGTGCTCGTACCCACGCTCCTGCTGGGGCGCGTGTTCTGCAACTGGATGTGCCCGTACGGAACCTTGCACCAGTTCATCGGGTTCGTTTTCAACATCCGCACCAACGCCCAGGACATCGAGGCGAATCGCTACCGCCCGAGCTACCAGCTCAAGTACATCGTCTTGGCCGTGTTCGTGGTGCTGGCCTTGTTTGGCTCGCTGCAGATCGGTCTGCTCGATCCGATTTGCCTGCTTGTGCGCAGCTTCACCGTGGCCCTGATGCCCGCGCTCGACGCGGGCACGCTCGAGCTCGCCGAGCGCATGCAGGCCCAGGGGCTCGATCCAGAGCTCAGCCTGCTCTTGTTCGCTCCGGGCGCGCCCGATGCGCGGGTTTTTGCCGGAGCCTGGTTCGCGGGCTTGTTGCTGCTCGGGTTGGTGGGGATGAACCTGGTCGTACCGCGCTTTTTCTGCCGCGTGCTCTGCCCCTTGGGAGCTTTCCTGGGCGTCTTGTCGCGCTGGTCGCTCTGGCGCATCGATCGGGACCCGACCAAGTGCACCGACTGCGATCTGTGCCTCAAATCCTGCGAAGGCGCAGCCGATCCCCAAGCCGCGCTGCGCAAGAGCGAGTGCTTCGTCTGCTTCAACTGCATCGACGACTGCCCCGAGGACGCCCTGTCCTTCAAGCGCGCTCCCTTGCCGATCCAGGATCGCATCGTGGGCTCGCTGCGCCACGGCACGGCCAGGCTCTTCGGTCGCAAGCTGATCAGCAAGATCCCCGAGACCGAGCTGCGCGCACCGCAGGTGGCGCGCCGCCGCTGGGTGTTCGCTTCGCTCGCAGGCGTGCTCGCCTATCCCTTCTTGCGCCTGAGCAAGGCCGTCAACAAGCGCGGCTTCGACGAAAAGGCCATCAGGCCGCCGGGCTCGGTCGCCGAAGAGGAGTTCCTCGAGCGCTGCATCAAGTGCGACCAGTGCATCAACGTGTGCCCGACCAATGTGCTGCAGCCGAGCACCCTGGCCGAAGCGGGGCTCGAAGGCCTGTGGACACCGGTCATGGATTTCTCGGTCGGCTTTTGCCAGCTCAACTGCACCCTGTGCAGCGAGGTCTGCCCCACCGGCGCGATCCAAAAAACCTCGATCGAACGCAAGCTCGGCCTCAAGGAGCACAAGGACACCGGTCCAGTACGGGTCGGCACTGCGTTCTTCAACCGGGGACGCTGCCTGCCCTGGTCGATGGAAACGCCCTGCGTGGTTTGCGAGGAAGTGTGTCCGGTCACCCCCAAGGCCATCGGCACCTACGACGTGGACATCACGCGCTGGGACGGCAGCAAGGTGACGCTGAACCGACCCTACATGCGGCCCGAGCTGTGCATCGGATGCGGCATCTGCGAGCACGAGTGCCCGGTCCTGGACGATGCCGCGGTCTACGTGACCGCGATCGGAGAAAGCCGCGACGCCAATCGGTCGCTGCTGCTCAAGGCAGCGCGCAAGACATGA